Proteins from a single region of Starkeya sp. ORNL1:
- a CDS encoding sulfonate ABC transporter substrate-binding protein: MTIITRRTALAGAASATLASLALGLGTRGAFAADTQVRVGYQKYGTLVLLKSRGILEKKLEPLGISVKWAEFAAGPQMLEALNAGAIDIGQTGEAPPIFAQAASDNLLYLANEPPAPKGEAILVPKDSPIQSVKELKGKTVGLNKGSNVHFLLVKALEKEGLAYSDIKTAFLPPADARAAFEKGAIDAWAIWDPFQAAAEVAIKARTLTTAEGIVPNYQFYLGSRKFADANPKVIDALIASIGETNAWIQKDPTAAVAELAPSTGIPAPVLAVAIARQSFGVGPLTDKVIADQQLVADTFQGLGLLPKKIVVADAVRRSGL, from the coding sequence ATGACCATCATCACCCGCCGCACCGCGCTCGCCGGCGCCGCGAGCGCCACTTTGGCGAGCCTTGCTCTCGGGCTCGGCACCCGCGGCGCCTTCGCCGCGGACACGCAGGTCCGCGTCGGCTACCAGAAATACGGCACGCTGGTGCTGCTGAAGAGCCGCGGCATCCTGGAGAAGAAACTGGAGCCGCTCGGCATTTCGGTGAAATGGGCGGAGTTCGCCGCCGGCCCGCAAATGCTGGAGGCGCTGAACGCCGGCGCCATCGATATCGGCCAGACCGGCGAGGCGCCGCCGATCTTCGCCCAGGCGGCGAGCGACAACCTGCTCTATCTCGCCAATGAGCCGCCGGCGCCGAAGGGCGAGGCGATCCTGGTGCCGAAGGACAGCCCGATCCAGTCGGTCAAGGAGCTGAAGGGCAAGACGGTCGGCCTCAACAAGGGCTCCAACGTGCACTTCCTGCTGGTGAAGGCGCTGGAGAAGGAAGGCCTCGCCTATTCCGACATCAAGACCGCCTTCCTGCCGCCGGCCGACGCCCGCGCCGCCTTCGAGAAGGGCGCCATCGATGCCTGGGCGATCTGGGATCCGTTCCAGGCGGCGGCCGAAGTCGCCATCAAGGCACGCACCCTCACCACCGCCGAGGGCATCGTGCCGAACTACCAGTTCTATCTCGGCTCGCGGAAATTCGCGGACGCCAATCCCAAGGTGATCGACGCGCTGATCGCCTCGATCGGCGAGACTAATGCCTGGATCCAGAAAGACCCCACTGCCGCGGTCGCCGAACTGGCGCCTTCGACCGGCATTCCGGCGCCGGTGCTCGCCGTCGCTATCGCTCGCCAGAGCTTCGGCGTCGGACCGCTGACCGACAAGGTGATCGCCGACCAGCAGCTGGTCGCCGACACCTTCCAGGGGCTCGGCCTGCTGCCGAAGAAGATCGTCGTCGCCGATGCGGTGCGGCGCAGCGGGCTGTGA
- a CDS encoding glycosyltransferase family 2 protein — translation MQPRSNSGVWIVVAAYNEARTIADVVREIGRTGYALVVVDDGSADATAELAAAAGADVVRHPFNLGQGAALQTGIEFALAQGARFVVTFDADGQHRTSDIAALLDALTRNDADFALGSRVLGATVNLPPRRRWLLRAATWFTRMTTGLAVTDAHNGLRAMTRRGAGAIRLHQNRMAHASEILHQIAASGLIYVEAPVTVEYSAYSLAKGQRTSDALTILVDLFARRLRR, via the coding sequence ATGCAGCCCCGGTCCAATAGCGGCGTCTGGATCGTGGTCGCCGCCTATAATGAGGCCCGCACCATCGCCGATGTCGTCCGCGAGATCGGGCGGACCGGATACGCGCTGGTGGTGGTCGATGATGGATCGGCGGATGCGACGGCGGAGCTGGCCGCTGCGGCAGGCGCCGATGTGGTGCGCCATCCGTTCAATCTCGGCCAGGGCGCGGCGCTGCAGACGGGCATCGAGTTCGCGCTCGCCCAGGGTGCGCGCTTCGTCGTCACCTTCGATGCCGATGGCCAGCACCGCACCAGCGACATCGCGGCGCTGCTCGACGCGCTGACGCGCAATGATGCCGACTTCGCCCTCGGCAGCCGCGTCCTCGGCGCCACCGTCAACCTGCCGCCGCGCCGCCGGTGGCTGCTGCGGGCGGCGACCTGGTTCACGCGGATGACCACCGGCCTTGCGGTGACGGACGCCCATAATGGCCTGCGCGCCATGACGCGTCGCGGCGCCGGCGCCATCCGGCTGCACCAGAACCGCATGGCCCATGCCTCGGAGATCCTGCACCAGATCGCCGCCAGCGGCCTCATTTATGTCGAGGCGCCGGTGACGGTGGAATACAGCGCCTATTCGCTCGCCAAGGGCCAGCGGACCAGCGACGCACTCACCATCCTCGTCGATCTGTTCGCGCGGAGGCTACGCCGATGA
- a CDS encoding DUF2142 domain-containing protein has translation MFRFHQGPPRAAVLDGGIGAGYAPARAWTQITRPAWLLVVFSVLFGTLTAILVPPLRGADEPAHFLRAYGLSRGEILSLDVDERGRKGILLPAALAADFTYFQQARYKIGTPGFTYGDVLTDFMRRYSAQPATGAPRPPVFVLYEGSEGYTPAAYLPYIAAAGLARLAGLDFLGTLYLMRFAGLAATTALVAYAITLVPALGWAFLFVAMLPASLYGRAIVSADGCTLGFTMLVLALSLAGASRAIPVHAAGKDAGLLQRMVWMTLCILSKPPQIVFALLEAMRVSLRELPRAWRSFGVVVLPGLILLPLWVIAVSGDAGTWRISDGSNLPAEQFDPLWKLGQMALNPLLFPQMLAATLNRDCLALWPQLIGVLGWGDTPLQPLAYPLLGAGLVASFVARLELDRATRMRIAAIGILTILAYVVSVYLVFFLAWSPIADGFIYGVQGRYFVVLLPVAAAVVAALIDRTPPPALMIWIATAGSILSAAATFEAVGRLDWGW, from the coding sequence ATGTTTCGCTTCCACCAGGGCCCACCCAGGGCTGCCGTCCTCGACGGCGGCATCGGGGCTGGATATGCGCCCGCCCGCGCATGGACGCAGATCACCCGGCCAGCCTGGCTGCTGGTGGTGTTCTCGGTGCTGTTCGGCACGCTCACCGCCATCCTCGTGCCGCCGCTGCGGGGCGCCGACGAGCCGGCGCATTTCCTGCGCGCCTATGGCCTCTCGCGCGGCGAGATCCTCTCCCTCGATGTCGACGAAAGAGGGCGCAAGGGCATCCTGCTTCCCGCCGCCCTGGCGGCCGATTTCACCTATTTCCAGCAGGCCCGCTACAAGATCGGGACGCCGGGCTTCACCTATGGCGATGTGCTGACCGACTTCATGCGGCGGTACTCCGCCCAGCCGGCAACCGGCGCACCGCGCCCACCGGTCTTCGTGCTCTATGAGGGCTCGGAAGGCTACACGCCGGCCGCCTATCTGCCTTACATCGCCGCCGCAGGCCTCGCCCGGCTGGCCGGCCTCGATTTCCTCGGCACGCTCTATCTGATGCGCTTCGCCGGGCTGGCCGCGACAACCGCGCTCGTCGCCTATGCCATAACGCTCGTGCCGGCCCTCGGCTGGGCGTTTCTCTTCGTCGCCATGCTGCCCGCTTCGCTCTATGGCCGCGCGATCGTGAGTGCCGATGGCTGCACGCTCGGCTTCACCATGCTGGTGCTGGCCCTCAGCCTTGCCGGCGCATCACGCGCCATCCCCGTCCACGCCGCCGGCAAGGATGCTGGGCTTTTGCAACGCATGGTCTGGATGACCTTGTGCATCCTCAGCAAGCCGCCGCAGATCGTGTTTGCCTTGCTGGAAGCCATGCGCGTATCGCTTCGCGAGCTGCCGCGCGCCTGGCGCAGCTTTGGCGTCGTAGTGCTGCCCGGCCTCATCCTGTTGCCATTGTGGGTTATCGCCGTATCCGGCGACGCCGGGACATGGCGCATCAGCGACGGCTCGAACCTGCCGGCGGAACAGTTCGATCCGCTATGGAAGCTCGGCCAGATGGCACTCAATCCGCTGCTGTTTCCGCAGATGCTGGCTGCAACGCTCAACCGCGACTGCCTCGCGCTGTGGCCGCAGCTGATCGGCGTGCTCGGCTGGGGCGACACCCCGCTGCAACCTCTCGCCTATCCGCTGCTCGGCGCCGGCCTCGTGGCGAGCTTCGTGGCGCGACTGGAACTCGACCGCGCCACCCGCATGCGCATCGCCGCCATCGGCATACTCACCATCCTGGCCTATGTGGTCAGCGTTTATCTGGTCTTCTTCCTCGCCTGGTCGCCGATCGCGGACGGCTTCATTTACGGCGTTCAGGGTCGATATTTCGTCGTGCTGCTGCCGGTGGCGGCGGCGGTGGTCGCCGCCCTCATCGACCGGACGCCGCCGCCGGCACTGATGATCTGGATCGCAACCGCCGGCTCCATCCTCTCTGCCGCGGCGACGTTCGAGGCCGTAGGCCGCCTCGATTGGGGGTGGTAG
- a CDS encoding amino acid ABC transporter substrate-binding protein, with the protein MNVTKTLLALGLAAALQLGAAAGARADDLATIKAAGAIKIGTEGTYAPFTYHDGSNQLVGFDVEIGREIAKRLGVKAEFLEGKWDGLIAGLDSRRYDAVINQVGITDARKAKYDFSQPYIASKAVLIVRDDDSAIKGFADLKGKKAAQSLTSNFGKLAEASGATLVGTDGFDQSIQLVLTGRADATINDSLSFLDFKKHKPDAKVRIVATQKDADYSGVIVRKGNPELVAAINQALDAIKSDGTYAKISEKYFGADVSN; encoded by the coding sequence ATGAACGTGACGAAGACATTGCTCGCGCTCGGCCTCGCCGCGGCGCTCCAGCTCGGCGCTGCGGCCGGCGCCCGCGCCGACGACCTCGCCACCATCAAGGCGGCCGGCGCCATCAAGATCGGCACCGAGGGCACCTACGCGCCCTTCACCTATCATGACGGCTCGAACCAGCTGGTCGGCTTCGACGTCGAGATTGGCCGGGAGATCGCCAAACGCTTAGGCGTGAAGGCCGAGTTCCTCGAAGGCAAATGGGACGGGCTGATCGCCGGCCTCGATTCCCGCCGCTACGACGCCGTAATCAACCAGGTCGGCATCACCGACGCGCGCAAGGCAAAGTACGATTTTTCCCAGCCCTATATCGCCTCCAAGGCGGTGCTGATCGTGCGCGACGACGATAGCGCGATCAAAGGCTTCGCGGACCTGAAGGGCAAGAAGGCGGCGCAGTCGCTGACCAGCAATTTCGGCAAGCTGGCCGAAGCGAGCGGCGCCACCCTGGTCGGCACCGACGGCTTCGACCAGTCGATCCAGCTGGTACTGACCGGGCGCGCCGACGCCACCATCAATGACAGCCTGTCCTTCCTCGACTTCAAGAAGCACAAGCCGGACGCCAAGGTACGCATCGTCGCCACGCAGAAGGACGCCGACTATTCCGGCGTGATCGTGCGCAAGGGCAATCCCGAGCTGGTAGCGGCGATCAACCAGGCACTCGACGCCATCAAATCCGACGGCACCTACGCCAAAATCTCCGAAAAGTATTTCGGCGCCGACGTCTCGAATTGA
- a CDS encoding class I SAM-dependent methyltransferase, which translates to MLQHCLYTKAGYDIWQCEGCGLGRTDAASFDPETYYTEDYFSGRRADGYADYLATEHVLRREFAGTVDFIRRHRHAGRLLEIGCAYGFFLQEARRHFEVAGIELAEDAAEHCRRNGLRVLTGAVDEEKLARLGRMDVIVLLDVIEHLPDPHATLSLCARHLRPGGIIVVTTGDFGSPLARLTGASWRLMTPPQHLWFFTPVSLERLSARFAMYVEALDHPWKIVPASLVLFQLGRMFSRRAGAPAASAIGIPINLFDAMRVVLRRAP; encoded by the coding sequence ATGCTCCAGCATTGCCTCTACACCAAGGCCGGCTACGACATCTGGCAATGCGAGGGCTGCGGCCTCGGTCGCACCGACGCCGCCAGCTTCGATCCCGAAACCTATTACACCGAGGACTATTTCTCCGGCCGGCGTGCCGACGGCTATGCCGACTATCTCGCCACCGAACATGTGCTGCGCCGGGAGTTTGCCGGCACGGTGGATTTCATCCGCCGCCATCGCCACGCGGGCCGGCTGCTCGAAATCGGCTGTGCCTATGGCTTCTTCCTCCAGGAAGCGCGCCGGCATTTCGAGGTCGCCGGCATCGAGCTGGCCGAAGACGCCGCCGAGCACTGCCGCCGCAACGGGCTGCGCGTGCTCACCGGCGCCGTCGACGAGGAGAAGCTCGCCAGGCTCGGCCGAATGGATGTCATCGTCCTGCTCGACGTCATCGAGCATCTGCCCGATCCCCATGCGACGCTGTCGCTCTGCGCCCGGCACCTCAGGCCGGGCGGCATCATCGTGGTCACCACCGGCGATTTCGGCTCGCCGCTTGCCCGCCTCACCGGCGCCTCGTGGCGCCTGATGACGCCGCCGCAGCATTTGTGGTTCTTCACCCCCGTGAGCCTGGAGCGGCTGTCGGCACGCTTCGCCATGTATGTCGAGGCGCTCGACCATCCGTGGAAGATCGTGCCGGCCTCGCTGGTGCTGTTCCAGCTCGGCCGCATGTTCAGCCGGCGGGCGGGCGCTCCTGCGGCGAGCGCGATCGGCATCCCCATCAATCTGTTCGACGCCATGCGCGTGGTCCTCAGGAGGGCGCCATGA
- a CDS encoding DUF2304 domain-containing protein, with product MIAKLVFIVLLLTVVLYAWREYRHAPLVGLLSMMAALAGLYFVLVPSHATWLAAHVGIGRGVDLVIYVWVAISLIVLLNLHLKMRAQMELITTLARAVALQSATRSRDRPVPARPLRPSPGVAGRPAVGKGALGRSRRDAGAGH from the coding sequence ATGATCGCCAAGCTCGTCTTCATCGTGCTGCTGCTCACCGTCGTGCTCTATGCATGGCGGGAATATCGGCACGCGCCGCTGGTCGGATTGCTCTCGATGATGGCGGCACTCGCCGGCCTCTATTTCGTGCTGGTGCCGTCGCATGCCACGTGGCTCGCCGCGCATGTCGGCATCGGCCGCGGCGTCGACCTGGTGATCTATGTCTGGGTAGCGATCAGCCTGATCGTGCTGCTCAATCTCCATCTCAAGATGCGCGCGCAGATGGAGCTGATCACCACATTGGCGCGAGCGGTGGCGTTGCAGAGCGCGACGCGCTCCCGGGATCGGCCCGTTCCTGCCCGCCCGCTGCGGCCTTCGCCCGGCGTTGCCGGCCGACCTGCGGTGGGCAAAGGTGCTTTGGGCCGCAGCCGGCGAGATGCCGGAGCCGGCCATTGA
- a CDS encoding ABC transporter permease subunit produces MSLVQTDSSFRASADAPAAPATVRPKRLAAIEAKLAGWVLPIVLVAAWELLSRLGVIAPNVLPAPSAVALAGWQALKSGELLRNMGVSTLRALSGLAVGGAIGFALGIANGLWSVAYRYTDTTLQMIRNVPHLALIPLVILWFGIDEEAKLFLVALGVFFPIYINTLHGVRTVDPQLIEMGRVYGMSPFTLFRKVILPGALPSIFVGLRFALGIMWLTLIVAETIAAESGLGHMAMQAREFLLVDIVVLAILIYALLGKLADVLTRWLERICLQWHPAFQNKEGER; encoded by the coding sequence ATGTCGCTCGTCCAGACGGATTCAAGTTTCCGCGCGTCCGCCGATGCGCCCGCGGCACCGGCCACGGTACGCCCGAAGCGCCTCGCCGCCATCGAGGCGAAGCTGGCCGGCTGGGTGCTGCCGATCGTGCTGGTCGCGGCGTGGGAGTTGCTGTCGCGCCTCGGCGTCATCGCACCGAACGTGCTGCCGGCGCCCTCCGCCGTCGCGCTCGCCGGCTGGCAGGCGCTGAAATCCGGTGAACTCCTGCGCAACATGGGCGTGAGTACGCTGCGCGCCCTCTCCGGCCTCGCCGTCGGCGGCGCCATCGGCTTTGCGCTCGGCATCGCCAATGGCCTGTGGAGCGTCGCCTACCGCTACACCGACACCACGCTGCAGATGATCCGCAACGTGCCGCATCTGGCGCTGATCCCGCTGGTGATCCTGTGGTTCGGCATCGATGAGGAGGCCAAGCTCTTCCTCGTGGCGCTCGGCGTCTTCTTCCCGATCTATATCAACACGCTGCACGGCGTGCGCACGGTCGATCCGCAGCTCATCGAGATGGGCCGGGTCTATGGCATGTCGCCCTTCACGCTGTTCCGAAAGGTTATCCTGCCCGGCGCGCTGCCCTCGATCTTCGTCGGGCTGCGCTTCGCGCTCGGCATCATGTGGCTGACGCTGATCGTCGCCGAGACCATCGCCGCCGAATCCGGGCTCGGCCACATGGCGATGCAGGCGCGCGAGTTCCTGCTGGTCGACATCGTGGTGCTGGCGATCCTGATCTATGCGCTGCTCGGCAAGCTCGCCGACGTGCTGACCCGCTGGCTGGAGCGGATCTGCCTGCAATGGCACCCCGCCTTCCAGAACAAGGAGGGCGAGCGATGA
- a CDS encoding zinc-binding alcohol dehydrogenase family protein, producing the protein MRAVQFSRFGDPDVLEIVETPRPVPGRGEVLVRIHAAGVNFFETLMRRDRYAVTPELPMIPGVEVAGVVHEVGEGADFPAPGARVAVPLFAFGRGSGGYADYVAVDAKALVPLPDTLAFEDAAALLVQGLTALHLLRSAEVADKTVLIGAAAGGVGSLLVQLARRAGAGLVVAAAGSPAKLDLARSLGADIGVDYTEDDWPRRVREATDGRGVDLAFELVGGELTKPCVEALAPGGELVFGALGRFDLAPSDLETMFSRNQSLRGFALLPLLTPINVRADLADLFGLAVTGALRVVRGGDYRLDQAPEAHRALEQRRSSGKIILVP; encoded by the coding sequence ATGCGCGCCGTCCAATTCAGCCGTTTCGGCGATCCCGATGTGCTGGAGATCGTCGAGACGCCCAGGCCGGTCCCGGGCCGCGGTGAGGTGCTGGTCCGGATCCATGCCGCCGGGGTCAATTTCTTCGAGACACTGATGCGCCGCGACCGCTATGCGGTGACGCCGGAACTGCCGATGATCCCTGGCGTCGAGGTGGCCGGCGTCGTCCATGAGGTCGGCGAGGGCGCGGACTTTCCGGCGCCTGGCGCCCGGGTCGCGGTGCCGCTGTTCGCCTTCGGGCGCGGGTCGGGCGGCTACGCCGACTATGTCGCGGTGGATGCGAAAGCGCTGGTACCGCTGCCGGATACGCTGGCGTTCGAGGATGCCGCGGCACTGCTGGTGCAGGGGCTGACCGCGCTCCATTTGCTGCGGAGCGCCGAGGTCGCCGACAAGACGGTGCTGATTGGGGCCGCGGCCGGCGGCGTCGGCTCGCTGCTGGTGCAATTGGCGAGGCGCGCCGGCGCAGGTCTCGTGGTCGCCGCGGCGGGTTCGCCGGCGAAGCTGGACCTTGCGCGCTCGCTCGGCGCCGATATCGGGGTTGATTACACCGAGGATGATTGGCCTCGCCGGGTGCGCGAGGCGACCGACGGCAGGGGCGTTGATCTCGCCTTCGAGCTGGTCGGCGGCGAGCTGACCAAACCCTGCGTCGAAGCGTTGGCGCCCGGCGGCGAACTGGTGTTCGGCGCGCTCGGACGGTTCGACCTGGCCCCGAGCGATCTCGAGACGATGTTCTCCAGGAACCAGTCGTTGCGCGGCTTCGCTTTGCTGCCTCTGCTGACGCCGATTAATGTGCGCGCCGATCTCGCTGACCTGTTCGGTCTGGCCGTCACGGGCGCGCTACGCGTGGTGCGCGGCGGCGACTATCGGCTCGACCAGGCACCCGAGGCGCATCGCGCGCTGGAGCAGCGCCGCTCCAGCGGCAAGATCATCCTGGTGCCGTGA
- a CDS encoding helix-turn-helix domain-containing protein yields the protein MHDVIKRLPALPVERALAVISGRWKAVILYHLLDRPQRLSELRRLIPAISQKVLIQQLRELEEHRLVHREVFRQVPPRVDYSATPLGLSLEPVLLALCDWGQRHAAELNEIDRIADCVVRPRAAAS from the coding sequence ATGCACGATGTGATCAAGCGCTTGCCGGCGCTGCCGGTCGAACGCGCACTAGCGGTGATCTCCGGTCGCTGGAAAGCGGTGATCCTCTATCATCTGCTGGACCGGCCGCAGCGGCTGTCCGAGCTGAGGCGGCTGATCCCGGCCATCAGCCAGAAAGTGCTGATCCAGCAATTGCGCGAACTGGAGGAGCACCGGCTGGTGCATCGCGAGGTGTTCCGGCAGGTGCCGCCGCGCGTCGACTATTCGGCGACGCCGCTCGGGCTCAGCCTGGAGCCGGTGCTGCTGGCGCTGTGCGACTGGGGACAACGCCATGCCGCCGAGCTCAATGAGATCGACCGCATCGCCGATTGCGTGGTCCGGCCGCGGGCGGCGGCGTCCTGA
- a CDS encoding zinc-dependent alcohol dehydrogenase family protein, producing MTRVVRFHEIGGPEVLRIDNIDVPPPGPGEIRIRVRALGLNRAESMFRQGIYVVAPQFPERLGYEAAGIVETLGVGVEGFALGDVVSVIPPLLMPRWPAYGELATFPAELVVKHPSSLSMEEAAASWMQYVTAYGALVDVARLAKGEFVVITAASSSVGLAAIQIANRIGAIPIATTRTQAKRQAILDAGAAHVVVTDEEDLVARVRDITASRGARVVFDPIAGPVVETLAEAMADGGILIEYGLLSGEPTPFPLFQALTRSLTVRGYVYSEIVKDPAKLAAAKAFILDGLGSGALRPIIDRTFPFDAIVEAHRYLESNQQLGKIVVTLD from the coding sequence ATGACCCGTGTGGTTCGCTTCCATGAAATCGGCGGTCCCGAAGTCTTGCGGATCGACAACATCGACGTCCCGCCGCCGGGACCCGGCGAGATTCGCATCCGCGTCCGCGCGCTCGGCCTCAACCGTGCCGAGTCGATGTTCCGGCAAGGCATCTATGTGGTGGCGCCGCAATTCCCCGAGCGGCTCGGCTATGAGGCGGCGGGTATCGTCGAGACGCTGGGAGTCGGCGTCGAAGGCTTCGCACTGGGCGACGTGGTCAGCGTGATCCCGCCGCTGCTGATGCCGCGCTGGCCGGCCTATGGCGAGCTGGCGACCTTCCCGGCCGAGCTTGTCGTCAAGCATCCCTCGTCGCTATCGATGGAGGAGGCGGCGGCCTCGTGGATGCAGTACGTCACCGCCTATGGCGCCCTGGTCGATGTCGCGAGGCTTGCCAAAGGCGAGTTCGTCGTCATTACCGCCGCGTCCAGCAGCGTCGGCCTCGCCGCGATCCAGATCGCCAACAGGATCGGCGCCATCCCGATCGCCACGACGCGCACGCAGGCCAAGCGCCAGGCCATTCTGGACGCCGGCGCGGCGCATGTCGTCGTCACCGACGAAGAGGACCTGGTGGCGCGGGTACGCGATATCACGGCGTCACGCGGCGCCCGGGTGGTGTTCGATCCCATTGCCGGGCCGGTGGTGGAAACTCTCGCCGAAGCCATGGCGGATGGCGGCATCCTGATCGAGTACGGCCTGCTGAGCGGCGAGCCGACGCCATTCCCACTGTTCCAGGCGCTGACCCGGAGCCTCACCGTGCGCGGCTACGTCTATAGCGAGATCGTCAAGGATCCGGCCAAGCTCGCCGCCGCCAAGGCGTTCATCCTCGACGGCCTCGGCTCGGGGGCCTTGAGGCCGATCATCGACCGGACCTTCCCGTTCGACGCCATCGTCGAGGCCCACCGCTATCTCGAATCCAACCAGCAACTGGGCAAGATCGTCGTCACGCTCGATTGA
- a CDS encoding ATP-binding cassette domain-containing protein, which yields MNIAVAPPVTHHTAGLGLSFENLGRSFGAKRVLEGVNLHIPAGQFVAVIGKSGCGKSTLLRLLAGLDEPTSGRIAFSGAHDAASIRIMFQEPRLLPWQRVVANVEVGLPPSVTGDVRRDRAGAILAEVGLADRAGEWPSVLSGGQKQRVALARALASRPRVLALDEPLGALDALTRIEMQSLIERIWLEQGFTAVLVTHDVAEALALADRVILIDGGRIALDLDVPLPRPRRRGSAEIARLEGQILERLFSA from the coding sequence ATGAACATCGCCGTTGCACCGCCAGTCACTCACCACACCGCTGGCTTGGGGCTGTCGTTCGAAAATCTCGGCCGCAGCTTCGGCGCCAAGCGGGTGCTCGAAGGTGTCAATCTCCACATCCCCGCCGGCCAGTTCGTCGCCGTCATCGGCAAGAGCGGCTGCGGCAAGAGCACGCTGCTGCGCCTGCTCGCCGGGCTCGATGAGCCGACCAGCGGCCGCATCGCCTTCAGCGGTGCGCATGACGCCGCCTCGATCCGCATCATGTTCCAGGAGCCGCGTTTGCTGCCCTGGCAGCGCGTGGTCGCCAATGTCGAGGTCGGGCTGCCGCCCTCCGTGACCGGCGACGTACGCCGTGACCGCGCCGGCGCCATCCTTGCCGAGGTCGGGCTCGCCGATCGTGCCGGCGAGTGGCCTTCGGTGCTGTCCGGCGGGCAGAAACAACGCGTCGCTTTGGCCCGCGCGCTCGCCAGCCGGCCGCGCGTGCTGGCGCTCGACGAGCCGCTCGGCGCGCTCGATGCGCTGACCCGCATCGAGATGCAGAGCCTCATCGAGCGCATCTGGCTGGAGCAGGGCTTCACCGCCGTGCTGGTGACGCACGACGTCGCCGAGGCGCTGGCGCTCGCCGACCGGGTGATCCTGATCGATGGCGGGCGCATCGCGCTCGATCTCGACGTGCCGCTGCCGCGCCCGCGCCGCCGCGGCTCGGCGGAGATCGCCCGGCTGGAAGGGCAGATCCTGGAGCGGCTGTTCTCCGCCTGA